GCGCCCTCGCCCGGCCACCGCATCGCGGATGACCGCACGCTCCAGGGAGGACGGGTCGACAATGGCGACCAGCGAGACGGAGACCGCGCGGACCGCGACGGATCCGCAGACTATGACTTCAGCCGGCGCCGCCGTCACTGATGGTGCCGGCGCACCACGGGTGAGCCTGGACGACAAATATACCCTGCCGAGCGGCCGGATCTATGTCACCGGCACGCAGGCGCTGGTCCGCGCCCTGCTGCTTCAGGCCGAGGCCGACCGCGCGGCCGGCCTCGATACCGGCGGCTTCGTGTCGGGCTATCGCGGGTCGCCGCTGGGCGGGGTCGATCAGGCCTTGTGGCAGGCGCGGCGCCATGTCGACAAGGCCGGCATCGTATTCAATCCGGGCGTCAACGAAGATCTGGCCGCGACCTCGGTCTGGGGCACGCAGCAGTTGAAGGTCGGCGGGGGCAGTTCGGACAAGGATGGCGTCTTCGCGCTCTGGTACGGCAAGGGGCCGGGCGTCGACCGGTCGGGCGACGCGATCAAGCACGGCAATCTGGCCGGCACCGCGCCGATGGGCGGCGTGGTCACGGTGTTCGGCGACGACCACACCGCCAAGTCCTCGACCACCGCCCATCAGTCGGAACCGGGGCTGATCGCGGCGCATGTGCCGATCCTGAACCCCGCCACCATCGGCGAACTGGTCGATTACATCCTGGCCGGCTTCGCGCTGTCGCGCGCCAGCGGCTGCTGGGTGGGCGTGAAGGCGCTGGCCGACACGGTGGAGGGCTCGGCCTCGATCGAGATCGACCCCGCCCGCCACCGCTTCCGCCTGCCCGACGACATCACCCCGCTGCCCGGCGGGCTGCATATCCGCTGGCCCGATCCGCCGATGGATCAGGAAGCCCGCCAGATCCGCCACAAGCTGCCGATGGTCCAGGCCTGGGTGCGGGCCAACGGGCTCGATCGCGTCACCCATGACGCGCCCCGGCGGCGCTTCGGCATCGTCGCGGTCGGCAAGGCCTGGGGCGACGTGCTGGAAGCGCTCGACCTGCTGGGCATCGATGCCGACCGTCTGGCCGCCGCCGGCATCGTGATCTACAAGCCGGCGCTGACCTGGCCGCTGGAGCCGGTGAACGCGGTCCGCTTCGCGCGCGGGCTTGAAGAAGTGCTGGTGGTCGAAGAGAAGAAGGCGATCGTCGAGGAACAGCTCGCCCGCCTGCTCTATGGCCTGCCGGATGCCGACCGGCCGCGGCTGTCGGGCAAGACCGATGCCGAGGGCCGGCCGCTGTTCCAGCAGGACGGCGCGCTGGATCCGCTGGCCGTCGCCCGCGCAATCGCAGTGCGTTTCGGGCTGGATCAGGCGTCCACCGCGCTGGTCACCGCCTGCGGCGGCGCAACCGCAGGGGCCGCCTCCACCGGCAATGAGCCGCCGGTGCCGGGCCGTTCGCCCTGGTTCTGCTCGGGCTGCCCGCATAACAGCTCGACCAAACTGCCTGAGGGCAGCCGGGCGCTGGCCGGCATCGGTTGCCACGGCATGGCGATCTACATGCCCACCCGCCGCACCACGCTGTGGAGCCATATGGGCGCCGAGGGTGCCGCCTGGATCGGTCAGGCGCCGTTCTCGAAAGACGCGCACATCTTCCAGAATCTGGGCGATGGCACCTATTTCCATTCCGGGCTGCTGGCGATCCGCGCCGCCATCGCCGCCAAGGTCAACATCACCTACAAGATCCTCTACAACGACGCCGTCGCCATGACCGGCGGCCAGCCGATCGACGGGCAGTTGCTGCCCTGGCAGATCAGCCAGCAGGTGACGGCCGAGGGTGCGGCACGGGTGATCGTGGTGACCGACGAGCCCGACAAATATCCGGCCGGCACCCCCTGGGCCCGGGGTGTCACCATCCGCGACCGCGACGAACTCGACGAGGTCCAGCGCGAACTGCGCACCATGCCGGGGGTCACGATTCTGCTCTATGACCAGACCTGTGCTGCCGAGAAGCGCCGGCGCCGCAAGCGCGGCACCATGGTCGATCCGGACCTGCGCACCTTCATCAACCCCCGGGTCTGCGAGGGCTGCGGCGATTGCGGCACGGCATCGAACTGCGTGTCGGTGAAGCCGCTTGAGACCAGTTTCGGCCGCAAGCGCCAGATCGACCAGTCGAGTTGCAACAAGGACTTCTCCTGCGTCGACGGCTTCTGCCCCAGCTTCGTGACCGTCAGCGGCGCCAGGCCGGCGAAACGGGCGGCGCCAACCCCGAAAGTCGCCGCCGGCCAGGACCAGCCGGCCCCCGATGCCGAACTGCCGCTGCCGGCGATCGCACCCCCGGAGACCGGCCGCGCCAATATTCTGGTCACTGGCATCGGCGGCACCGGCATCGTGACGGTCGGTGCACTGATCGGCATGGCCGCGCATATCGAGGGCCGCGCGGTTTCGGTGCTGGACCAGACCGGGCTTGCGCAGAAGAACGGCGCCGTCACCTCGCATGTCCGGGTGGCGCCGTTGAGCGCGCCGCCGCCGGGCGGGCGGGTGCCGCCGGCCTCGCTGGATGCGCTGATCGCCGCCGACATGGTGGTGGCGGCCGGCGCCGAGCCCCGTGCCACCTATTCGGCCGGCCGCACCCGTGGCGTCGCCAACAGCCATGTCGTGCCGATCGCCTCGTTCGCGGTTCAGCCCGACATGGATATGGGCGAAGGCGTCACCTCGATGGCGGTCGAGGCCTCGATCGGCCGCGATGCGCTGGAGCGGATCGATGCCACCCGCATCGCCCGCGCGCTGTTCGGCGACAGCCTCTATGCCAACCCGTTCCTGCTGGGCATGGCCTGGCAGAAGGGGCTGGTGCCGGTGGGGCTGGATGCCCTGCGCGAAGCCATCCGCCTGAA
This region of Tistrella bauzanensis genomic DNA includes:
- a CDS encoding indolepyruvate ferredoxin oxidoreductase family protein, producing the protein MTSAGAAVTDGAGAPRVSLDDKYTLPSGRIYVTGTQALVRALLLQAEADRAAGLDTGGFVSGYRGSPLGGVDQALWQARRHVDKAGIVFNPGVNEDLAATSVWGTQQLKVGGGSSDKDGVFALWYGKGPGVDRSGDAIKHGNLAGTAPMGGVVTVFGDDHTAKSSTTAHQSEPGLIAAHVPILNPATIGELVDYILAGFALSRASGCWVGVKALADTVEGSASIEIDPARHRFRLPDDITPLPGGLHIRWPDPPMDQEARQIRHKLPMVQAWVRANGLDRVTHDAPRRRFGIVAVGKAWGDVLEALDLLGIDADRLAAAGIVIYKPALTWPLEPVNAVRFARGLEEVLVVEEKKAIVEEQLARLLYGLPDADRPRLSGKTDAEGRPLFQQDGALDPLAVARAIAVRFGLDQASTALVTACGGATAGAASTGNEPPVPGRSPWFCSGCPHNSSTKLPEGSRALAGIGCHGMAIYMPTRRTTLWSHMGAEGAAWIGQAPFSKDAHIFQNLGDGTYFHSGLLAIRAAIAAKVNITYKILYNDAVAMTGGQPIDGQLLPWQISQQVTAEGAARVIVVTDEPDKYPAGTPWARGVTIRDRDELDEVQRELRTMPGVTILLYDQTCAAEKRRRRKRGTMVDPDLRTFINPRVCEGCGDCGTASNCVSVKPLETSFGRKRQIDQSSCNKDFSCVDGFCPSFVTVSGARPAKRAAPTPKVAAGQDQPAPDAELPLPAIAPPETGRANILVTGIGGTGIVTVGALIGMAAHIEGRAVSVLDQTGLAQKNGAVTSHVRVAPLSAPPPGGRVPPASLDALIAADMVVAAGAEPRATYSAGRTRGVANSHVVPIASFAVQPDMDMGEGVTSMAVEASIGRDALERIDATRIARALFGDSLYANPFLLGMAWQKGLVPVGLDALREAIRLNGQAVAMNLLAFGWGRKAAVDRAAVLRAAGLDQPATASALPMIAGGPDPERAALPDLVAFYAGELTAYQDAGYAARYRAVVARVEAAERTLPGQGGDLRLTRTVARYLYKLMAYKDEYEVARLYTDGSFARALKADLQGGRRITLHLAPPILARPDPVTGRPKKMTFGPWMLGAMRVLAAMKRLRGTAFDPFGRTAERRKERQLIEDYIARIDGLLPRLAPATRDTIRDIAAVPERIRGYGHVKDSNLRTAEIEEKRLLARLDAGPDAARVAAE